The window GCGGCTTCGACAACAAGGGATGTGATAAGGAATTCAGTAAGTGATCGTTTTATTCATGAAAACTTTGAATTAAGGAACTGATACCGAACTGGGTGTATCGTATGTCTCACCCAACAGTGCAATGGTGTTTGGTCCAGCGGTTCagtattagggagttttcgcagaacccccaaaacgccaacgtgaatgcCTATCCCATTGTGCGATCTCCTGATAACGGTCTTGAACAATGTGATCGGCGTTCCGGGTGTTTTGTGAAAACTTTTTATTGATGAGAGAACCAATATCGACAATGAGGTAACAATTTGTATggtaaaacacctcaaacttgatATCTTTTAGGCATAAGCCACCCAGAAACTGCTGTTGATCTCTTAAAAACGAACCGAAGAGGTTATGATCGTCTCACCAAAACGTCATGAAGAACCGTCCCTCGTaacaatttcctttttttcataAACCTGAAATATGTCCTTTTCAGATTGGACAGTGGCTACGATATGCATCATCTCTGCGTGTGTTATACTGATAGCAACCGTGTTTGCGTGCAGGTAAGCCTATACTCACGCTGTCGTTTTCtcttaaaaatgattatttgacaTCCGGAAGACCCTGTCAACAGGTTGTCACTAACGCAGAATGTCATTCAAGACATTGGTAGGTGCTTGAATCAGGGTATTTCACAGATTTGACAGGGAGGTCCTAAAGTAAACTGCTTTTCCATTTCCAGGCACTACCTTTATGAGCAGAAACTGGCTAGTCTGACGTGGAAAGTTGACTTCAAGGAGATTGTGATACCAGATTATAACGATGAGCCACAGACCATACAGAGCAAAGCAAAGGTAAGATAAGAAAGGTTCCTTGAGTGAGACCAACGTTTCTCAATAAAGATAGAGGTTGCGAAAGCTAAATTGTAAACCTATACATTAGGTATATCGGATAATTGTTgattttaatttcatttctaATAATACGTTTGCATCTATTCGCAGGGACTGATGATAATTATTATTTTTGAGAAGGCTGAACGCTGAACGCTAAATAAACTCATTGAGCAGTAGAGTGGGAGACCCTccttcagaaaaaaaatgtcaacGTTTAATGGGCCTTCCCGGCTTCAAAGAATAAAAATCAAGGCCTATatgatgtgatatttttaaGAAGCGACTACCCATGCTACTGTGTGTGCGGAGGGTTCACATGTCAGGGCAAGCGAACTCACACATCCAATGCATCTGTTCAACGCTCTGaacatcatttcattttctctaCTTTCAGAATAAAGTTTGCAATCAGTACAGTTTTCTCTCGTGGGGACCAAGCGAGGTATCAGAAGCCAAGCCCTCAAGACATGTTTACACTAAAATGGGTTCACACAAGGGAATTATCGTGTCGATTAAACATCTAAAGAAGAAGCACGTGGAAATGAACAGAACAATTAAAAAAGAACTCCAGTCCATGCTGAAAATCAATCATGATAATATAAACCGGTTCATTGGCGCTTGTGTAGACCCTGGAAATATTTGTATCATATCAGTGTATTGCCAAAGAGGGAGTGTTTATGTAAGTATGTCATGTTTCTTTGCTTTAGTGCAATCGCTGCTCAAAACATGTTGTCACATTGTCGATGAGTATTATCAATATCTAGATCACTTCGTTATTTTGCCATTTGCCCCGAATCTGAAAGACTTATCAATTTGTTTCAGGATATTCTTCGCAATGAGAACAACATTGATCTCGATGAGATGTTCATCAAGTCCTTAGTTGCTGATCTCATTAAGGTAAAGCTGCATCATTTATATTCAGTATTATAAATTTGTTGTTGTCACTGTTGTTTTAGAGAGCCATCTCCATCAACACGCTTTAGACATCTTAGATGCATGTGCATGCAAAAGATATTTTGCCATATTTTGAGATCCTTAAGTGGTCCAACGCTAATCACGTGTTCACCTATCATGTCTGAAATAATCTGTTGCAAGAGGTTTTGGCTTCAATCAGACTTCTCAACATCAAGTATTACAAACCCAAGGTCATCGACTCTCCCTCCCCCAAAATCGTATTAAGCCATTTTGAATTAAACACTTCTGTCGGCTGACAAGTTAAAGAATGACACTTCAGGCATTTTCGTCTTGTATAAAGGTTCCTTTCGGAGATCGTCGTTTGCATATCTGGCAACATTGACGATGTTAACACTCAGATAAATTCGTTCACAGGAGAGCACTTTCATAGATATCCACACGGATAGTAAAAGAAATATAATGTGGGCCAAGTTATTACTGTTAAACTTTTACATATACGGAGAAAGTAATCTCGAGGACTTCTGTTTTAAGTTACAGTTGTATGCATGATGCAACTGTAAGAAGGCAAGTTTCCAAACATGGACCATGAAAAATCAGTTGTGTTGACATGGCTTCAGATATTTGGTTTCAGATAAATTCCAGAAATAAGCCATAACTGTGAAACATGTTGGCCGATAAACGTCAATGTGACTAAATTATACCTTACGCCATGGAAACCGATACCAATGGATTCTTGATACTCGGCACTTTGGGGCTTCCTTCATTTCGACTTGGGCATAAATAACACTAGGTTGAAATATAATCAAGCATTCTTTCCGCAGGGGCTTCCATCTGAACTGATATGAATAGTAGGTCGATATGCATTCGTTATATTTTCTGACCGATTTCCCCCATTGAAAACATCCAAAACGCATATCTATTAGACCAAATATCTTACGTAGCGGTATAGTAACGTTACAATAAAATTCGTGTTCTCTATTCACGAAACAGTGTCCTTTAAAATCCTTCTGAGAGGTCAGTGACCAGGCCTATGATATGCGTGCAAGTCATAAAATCGATGATTGACCTCtgaaaattgattttattgtaTTCTAGGGCATGATATACATCCACGAAAGTGAAATAGTTGAACATGGCAACTTACGGTCGACAAACTGTCTGGTTGACAGTCGATGGGTGCTACAGATCTCAGGGTTTGGTCTTCATCATTTCAAGTCGGTGGATTCCTTCGAGTGTTTCAATGAGGACGAATACTACAGTAGTAAGTTTTCCTTTCCTCATCAAGGCCAATATTGAGCTTGTTACTCAGTATCCTCACCAGGTCGAAATGCCATTTAGGCCCTACTCCTTAGATGATTTTGAATCAGCGCCACAGTTGACAGAAGttgaacaaaatttccagattttgtatccggtcACGCCTGCACAACGCAAATTTTGTTCCTGTGATCATTCCTGCGCATATGCATCTTGATATGAAATCGGTAATCTTTATTTCAATCCTGGTGCTGACCAAAGGTTCTCAGTGGCCTATTTGATATGGCCTCCTCCGCAAATACGAAGTCTTTAAACTTCAGACTATTGTCGAAATTCAAAGGAGAAGAATTTTGCTCTTTACATAGCATGTGCTCTTGACATTTTACCTCTGTTTTACAGAGTTGGATTGAGTTTGTGTTAATGACTTTGAGCCTATTCATGAACAGGCACCAGCAGAGGAAAACTGTGTGGAAGATCACATGTTTCGTTGTACGTCTATTTGACTAAGCAAACATACTTTAAACACCACATTCGCTTCTTCTTTCCAGAACAGTTATGGCGTGCCCCGGAATTATTACACCAGCCGAAGCTGTTTTGGAGAGGGACGCAAAAGGGGGATGTCTTTTCGTTTGCAATCATTCTCCACGAGCTCGTCACGAAAGGTTTCCCCTGGGGCTACTCTGAACTCTCACCCAAAGGTTGGCGTCATTTTAGCCTCATTGTCACCGGTTAAATCGCCGCACTCATTCCGAAAAGGGAGAGAGGTTTAGCCAGAAGATAGTTTTACTCAATTTAACGGGTGATTTTGGGGAGaattttgtcaatattttgGACACCTCTTCTTTTGATTCCGATGTTGGGGAAACATCACATGGGTTGTCTATTACGATGCTGTATAAACCTCATATTTATAGGTCATTTTTGTAAAGGTGAAGTCAAATTAAATCTCGGATACTGACTGTAACTGGTTCTGTCAATCCTTTCAGAAATCATTTCAAGGGTAAAAAACCCGGCTGAAGAAAACTACTTCCGTCCAAACACTGCCAAGCTTATAACTCATGACTTCATATTGAAGTGTATGGAGGACTGTTGGAGTGAAGACCCCGATTCCAGGCCAGACTTCAAATACATTCGCATCAAACTGAAGCCAATGCAGCAGGGACTGTAAGTGATTCTCATGTTATTTCCTGTGCCGAATGAATATTTGTGGTTACCATGGCAAATTGATTTCATCACATTATATACCGTACTGTAGAGCCCTTACATACATTTATAATTCAGGCTGAGCTCTATATATTGTGTATTACGATTCATTTGAATTTTCAGTCGGTCGAATATATTTGATAACATGGTCTCCCTTATGGAAAAGTATGCCCATAATCTTGAGGAACTCGTTGATGAGAAAACGCAACTGCTATCagaggaaaagaaaaagaccGAGGCCCTTCTCCACAAACTTCTACCAAAGTGAGTATCAGTGCTGTTCATTTCGTTTCGTTTCCCTCCCGAGGAGAGCAaatcaaatcaatatcaaaatgtgGGTATCACTACAGAGTGTCTGACACTATTGAGAACGTCTTTAGCTTGTTTAGTGGGAAAGGCTACCTCAGTGTGAGTCTGTGCCACGTTGTGGCATCCGTCGTAGTTTTGTAGTTTTGTTTCGTACCCTATTTCACCAGACCTAATTGTCACGAATCGTCAATGATAACTCGCCAGCATAAATATCTACCAACAAAATACACTGTATGTTGTCTTAAAACAAAACCCCCGTCGCACCCAGGCCTGAATTCTCGTTGTTCTTCAATGTCATCAAAGAATCTTcatggcaaatcttgataatatCGACCCTTACGAAACAGCGTTCAGGGTGGTCGGCATGCCTAAACTGGCAAGGGCAATTAAATGGAATGCTAGTTTAATGGATCTCATGCATTTTTCTACAGGTCAGTTGCTGAACAATTGAAGAAGAATTGCCCGGTGGTTCCAGAACAGTATGAATGTGTTACTATATACTTCAGTGATATCGTTGGTTTTACTGCTTTATCTGCAAAAAGTTCCCCAATGGAGGTAAGTATTCCTAAAAAGGGCACTTTTGCTGAATCAGTTCTTCTGCAGAAGTTGGCTAATCCTCGGACAGTTTGGTCATGGGTTAGTGTATGCCGTATAGCTTTTCTGTATTCCCATCAATATAATTGTGTTTAGCTCTCACTGATGGATAACTGGCTTAACCGTTACATcaatgagaatcggaaatgttTGGTAATTCACGTCGGCCTTAGTTAGTTGGTCAATTGGTTGCCAGACTGCAGCACACAGGGGTTGCATAGCCAAGTACCAAAGGCACATCGTGACATCCCTGTCTTTAATGTCGTGATGGTTTATTCGTCCATTTCTAGGTTGCAGCACTCAAGAATTCACGCTATGACATTACAGAGCAATATTTTCATCGATTACATGCAGTTCGTTTGGTTTTTTGGAATGTTCTCTTTTCTGATAGAATTTGACAGTCCTGTAGGACAACCGATTTACTCTTGTGCGCTTGTAACAGACAAATCTGATATCGTCAAGATGAAAATCTGTTTAGTGAATGATTTACTGAATTCATTTTCTAGGTGGTTGATCTCTTGAACGATCTCTACACTCTCTTCGACTCCATCATTGGTCACTATGACGTGTACAAAGTAGAGACAATCGGTGATGCATATATGGTAGTCAGTGGCCTCCCCATTCGGAATGGAGACAACCATGCAGGGGAGGTCGCATCCATGTCATTACACCTGCTCAAGGCCATCAAGTCGTTCAAGGTAGGCTGCCGCCTGGAGAAAGTAAATGTAAGATGTTTTTACAGTATTCATCAACAGTTTGTAGATTCCCTCAGCTTGGAGGTGATAGTGGATTAGTATTAGAATTGGTAGTAACAGTACAGAGtgtatcaaaaaaatttagGCTTAGTCTCGGCAACTATTAAGTTTTTCATTGATACACTCCGTATAGTCTATAGTTTGCGTTTACTAAGTTACTTTGTTTATGTTTATTCGGTTCTTTTTGTCATTGTTTACCCTTTCTTGTCTCGCTGTTCGACAGTAATGCCGATACATCAGCTATCACATACAAATAACGATGCACCGGCTCACCCGTAATAAAACATCCCGGAGTTATATACTGCCACCGCGGAGAATCGTCCACAACGAGCTACCTTAGACggcattgtatatttcaataatGACGGCGATCAAGCATCATGGCTGGGATCAAATTGAAGTATGTGAAAGTGGGTAAAAAACTTTAAAGGGAATCAAGATGAAACTGATATTCTTTGAGTCGAGGATAAGCAAAGTAAGACACCACCGGATTTCCGTTGCAGGCGCGACACCGTCCTGAAGAGACCATCCAGCTGCGTATAGGCATTCACTCAGGGAAGTGCGTAGCTGGCGTAGTAGGTCTAAAGATGCCCCGATATTGCCTATTCGGGGACACGGTGAATACGGCATCAAGGATGGAATCGACGGGACTTGGTAAGTGACTTGCTGACTAGGATCCTTTGTGCCCTGCAGGTGGGCACCTGGGCGCGCGTCCAATGGGCTAAAGGATCTCCATTCTTATTTATGGCCATTCACCGTAACACCGATGTGAGAGATGCCCTTCTTTATTGTCTTTCCAGCGGTTGTCATCTATTCGAAACGCATTCAGTGTGTTATGATAAAGCACATCGCATAtttcgtgtacatgtattttctattTTTAGCTCTAAAGATCCATTGCAGTGGTGAAGCGAAAGCCATTTTGGACAAGCTCGGTGGTTATCATATCGCGGAACGCGGACTAGTCAATATGAAGGTGAGATTACAGCCCAAATCACAGTTGACATCCATTATAATACGGCAATTTTGTATAACCAGGTGATTTAGAATAAACATTTGGTTATACATTTATCACCTCCAAAATAATTCCTTCGCGGAACTACTATATAAAAAGCAGGCAAACCCAAGGCAAATTGTTGGGCATTCAGAAGTGTACGTCCGATTATTGGTCTTTCGAGTTGAATTCGTACTCCCGTCTCTGAGAGACGCTAAAGTTACCGATTGTCATCTTCGAACTGGCATCTGTTCGCGTTAAGTGTATGAATTCGGATTGGGATTCGAGCCATCACTTCTTACGACAGGATTCACAAAGATGACTAATGACACAACATGTCTTGTTTTCTTCCAGGGTATTGGGGATCGCACAACCTACTTTCTAGTCGGAGAAGACGAAACCCATAGACTGAGACGGATATCGAAAGATCATACAATGATCAGTAAGATAGACATGCCCATCTGCCTCTCAAACAGTAATAGCACGGGTAGTATATTAGCTCCCTGTGCGTTGGAACTTGACGATGATCTTTCAGAAAGTCCAACGTCCGCCCTCTTGGTCAACGGGGGTATTCCTAATGAGGGAGTCCACAAGGCTTCTTCAAATGAGTTTCTTGTCTGATCATATAGGCGATTTCTATAAGATGTGATCCAAATTGGCATTAATTGTTTGAAGGTACCGTTCAAAGGATATATTCAATTATGGTGCTGTGGGGTGGTTGACATCAACACTATCATCAACCCCATGATATCCTGAAGTGGTCAAGGTTATTTTACGGGTTAAGTCCTGTTCGTCATGTGATAAAGTGGACCTCGTTGCAGAGAGTAGTACGGTACATATCCTTGAATAAAATACTGTTGTACGAAATGTCTCGGAAGAAATCATTTCCTATCATACGGATCGGGTTGGTTGCCACCGCAGTCGATCAACCAGTGGCAGTGGGAATCCATCATGATTGCGATCTGTGTCTGCGACAGCGATGCGTTAGAGATGCGATTCAGTGTTTATAATTGACCGCACACTGTCGTAAGCCAGCTGCAGACCAAATTGTAATAATGGTGAATCCCCACATACGAAATGGCGATCATCAAATTTTACATTCCGTTTAGTGTAATTACTCGCATTTACTATAAGTATGACCTTGACACAGGTTAGGTATGTCATTGTTTGAAAATAGCTCATGCTGTTTTAAGTTATCTTCCGTCATCTTTCATCTCTCATTTTACATTTCATTCTAAACATTTTCTAACTGTGATTTGTCAGCAAGATGCTAATTCAAAATCTGCTTTATTGTGAGCTTTACCGACTGGCTGCTGAAAATGATGCATGCGTCCTTTCAATCACCTCTAATTCCTGAAACAATATGCTTGCAATTCTTTAGGTTAACTATCAGTGTGCCAAATTTGGTGCTTCTAAACGTATTTGGGCAATTTTTTCCTTATAGCCTGAACTGATACTTTCTGTTAAGTGTTATCACAATGATACTTCCTTCATTTAGCTAACAATCTAGCTTCTTATTTACCCTCCTTACCCATCCCATGGTGTTTTTAGATCAGATTGTTCCATGTAAATGAAACAGGTTATCAGTTAATAGGCACGCGACAgtatttgtttattttagatAAATGATTGTATTTCAATCTGttaattaaatattttaaattGATTTTGTCATTCTCGTAATGGTTATTCGTGATCTGTTGCTGCCACATCCGATGTAAATGGTTCATAATGTAGGTTGGTTGGTTGAACGTAGATGACATTGTATAGTCTTTTCCGCAAGGATGCTTGCATTAACAATGCCTGGTTCGGAATCACATACATGCAATcctacatgtagtatgttttCCTTCCCCTGGATTCCTCACCCAACTTCTACCCAGAGGCATGACTGAAATAGCTGAAATATAAGCCATTGATGGATGTTCTTCTTTATGGGAGGATAATGCTTATCGCTTAACGAGAATATAGGAATTCAGATATACCCTCGGATTAGCCGTTTTACCGAGAAATCTACTACGTCATACAAGAAAATATTTTGCCGTCTTAAATGTGATTGTTATTTGTGGACATATCGTGagtcaagttttttttaaatgtaccTTGCTCAGAAATTTTCAATACAAAAGACAAAATATATGAATGTATGAATTCGCTTCAGAATTATTTCTGTGATGAAACTGTAACGACTCCTAGTTGGCTTGTATGGCCACTTTAGGCCTCTGAATAAACCACAATATTAGTGACGGGTATAGAAATAATTAATACACctacctgtacatgtactttgaaaacaaatgaaacataGAGCTCCCTATAGACTTGTTAGTTGATagaaataaagactagtaaatgattttaccaGAGTTATGTATATAACAGTCCAGTGTAAAGGTACCtgaagttttcagtaaaagcatttactagtcttttttCATATTACCGACCTATATATCATGCCCCTCTAGAAACATGCAATCACCTGCCTAAGTAATTATATTGAAATGAATCGAGTGTAGTGTTAGtcgtgttggtgttaaactcgGCAGAGCCGTGGCGCATTTTCTGCGTGCCAATTAACTGGGTCCTATCAATAAAATGTAcagccattttcattttctataTCAACAGTACATAATTATCCATCATTTCAATTAAAGGTAAACTCATTTTTATTTTCTATGTCAACAGTACATATTATGTATCAATTGTTTCCATTTCAACGTGTTTTACATATGATATTTATCATCCACTAAAGTATTATTAGCATGTGTACATAAGAAAAGTGCCTTTGCTGAGCAAGGGGTCTATATGAGACAATCGCTTAATAACTGGTGATTTAAATAACttgtatatacattgtatttcaagagacaaataaaaatatttctgtGAATTGATGTGGTTTATGCTTATTTTGTTGACTGTGTGTTTCGAATAATAAAGGTCCTTGGCGGCTTTTAGCAGAGCCGTGGAAAACTATGATTATCATCTCCTTCCCTAACAACTATTGCGAAAGAAACACTCAGCAAAATGACTGTCTGCCACAACGACCAACTGAACTTCGTATGGCATCTATCGGGATAGTTTGATCAACAACCAGCAGAGCATATCCTACCACCACGCATCTGCTTGGAACGACAGAGGGAATTCACCTCTGAGCTATGTCACCGGTCACAGCTGCTCCCTACCTACTTTGTTCGTTGATTATTTATGAAGTCACACCAAAGACCATCAGTATATGCACAAATGTATCTTCGAATATAATTGGTTATAGCCTAAAACGATCTATAGGAGGACAACCGACTAATGAAAGTATGGCTTATACATCAAAGCTTTCGCCCTTGTACGGATCGTTTTTGGCCATTGCAAGAGATCTGGCATGGTGATTAATAGCGATGGTCATTGGTCATTGGTGTAGAAAAACATTACGCAATCGATAGTGATCGTGAAAAGTCAACATTCGCCTCCAAGCCACACGGCAAGTATCTGAAGGAGCCTTGGCGTCACCACTGGGACTCAAGATTTGAAACCATACTGACAGGTGTTTCAGTAGTGAGGGAGGAAAGCCAGAAAgatctttcacaatttgttgcttCTAAAGGTAAGGTGGCTGCTGATTGGAAATGCACATTCTTGGCAAACTCGATGATTTTCTAGTTTGAGAATATACAGATGTGAAGTCACTCATCATTGTTCTCCACTGAAGTCTGAATAAGTAAATACACATCGGGAAACAATCCAAGCAGGTCTCAAATGTGGTGCCGTAGTCGCTAGCGGCGTTGGACTGAACGAATGGCGTTTGTATTGTATGGACGTGAATCCGGCATATGCTTTAATAAACATCTCGTCCTTCAAGTCGACAAGTTCTCGGAACAGCACTGCAGCATCTCGGTGGATTGTTACACCCACACCTACATTGTAAGAAAGCCACGCCCGGATTTCTTCACATTCACAATCATCGTACCAGAAATGAGAGCAGTAAATTGCTTGACTGAACGAGCACTTTGGTCTTAGCGTAGCTGATGGTCAATCGTGTGCATTCAATTGAATTACTACTAATAATACCGCTCTTAGGCACGAACAATGAGATTTGGCCATCAAAGATGGTGTTGCAAGCCTTTGTTTCAGTAACGGCACGCACCGCGGGCAGTTACATGGAGCTGGCCATGTGGGGAGAGAACTGGAACTCTTCAAACCAAGGCGCGACTAAAAATTGAAATTGCATTTACTCCCACCTTGATAACAAATGAAGCACAGTTCACAGTGTATGATGCACTATGTGCCAACTGTGCCTGGCTCAGAGAGCATAGCGGCTGATGCAAAATATAGGGACAGTCGGCAATCATATTTCCTTGTTCAGTTTGATGTATTAAAGAACACGAATTGATACCTTAATGTCGGTATTGGTCGTCTCACCAAGTATCGCTCGGGTGGATGGGGGCTGTATGTTCGCCTTTGGTGGCGGCCTCGGTTTTGGCTGACATTTTAGCTCCGCCCTCGGTGTgtttagtgagacaaccaatacctccaattcgTATGATTTCTTCAATTGATATGACAATGACGTCATATTCGGCTGCCCAATCATTCGTTAGGACGGGAACTTGTCACCCGTGCAGAGACAAAGGTAGATAAGCAATCGCAGACACAATTGTTTTCTatattttttgttcaaaaaacCCTTTATATATTTCACATTATCAGTTGCTACATACATTTTTGATATGAAACAAAACTATACAAGTATACTTATCACGGGAAAAGAAATGTCTTCCAAAGTTACATTTCGACGACCTGCATGTTTCGCTCGCTGCAAGAGCCCGACGTTTTCAAACAGTCGCATCAGTCTAATACTAAATGTAGTACCGAATACAAAAAAACGACGACGGTTTTTCTGATGACGCAAAACGCAACGATTCCTACACTGTAGCGGAAACGAGCTGGTCGTCGGTGGAGAGTTTAAGATGTCGTCATACTAACGCTAACAATAACGACAGAACTGTCTCAAAAACCTGAAAGAAACATACTATCATAAAGGATTATCTTTATGTAGTGTTATCGTTATCATTATTTGCGTTGAGAGGATGACCTATTAAATCTAATTCTCTATACAGGTGTATATTTCTCGTTGAAtagacattttccaatttccaacAAGCTGTTTTGAATGTCTATTCCATTGTCCTTAGGTAAGCCACTAAATCTGTGTTGTGTTACACACACCCCACCCAACCCCACCCAAAAAATTCTACCTCAGACCCTATGCAGAACGCTTTAACAGATCGTTGCACGTTTAATAGGTCGgcgttgtacatgtacgttaacTTTAAGGTTTGGGGAATCTGAACATGGTCTCAATTCGTAATTCGTAACTCGTGAGATTTGCGAAACC is drawn from Lineus longissimus chromosome 1, tnLinLong1.2, whole genome shotgun sequence and contains these coding sequences:
- the LOC135492262 gene encoding guanylate cyclase 32E-like isoform X1, translating into MRELNSQMRISFLCFWLFLILIQLNMVCLNARNFTISFLPAMYNGAGKKYVGAFDYAIDQANNGQMVSEGETLLKGLGEDYMLQYAWNDTQVNTMLALNAMCMHHYKNGAIAFIGPEDTCNYEAKLAGALNLPMVGFKCSDHSLSDKTLFPTFARTLVPTSKVWKSIIATIKYFKWKKFTPISYDDRKWKMTADKLIELSRKEKLEPNTLEIFTRPYMYYSAKEFVLLNTTYSRKKPNDKHNPNIKSSSKEIRDIIMKTKDETRIYVFLGDKHEMLDFMRMLSKIVDPKDYVVITVDMGDSLRKGHFYKDGVEGLDNKLSPEKNTTSEGVEEEEKKRKDFEILTKTTKIAFRMSLVISPRDPGTTNTRYAHFMTGSKDRSKSVFGVPVIPGLSVPFDETYAVALYDAVYIYVRALHAVLRNKNESVTDGRAIVKRIFNTTFESIKGHSVFIDQNGDAEGNFTLLAMKEDANGTLALNPVGSFRNRRSQSSETADSLELKLNDTITWLAGAVPPDEPPCGFDNKGCDKEFNWTVATICIISACVILIATVFACRHYLYEQKLASLTWKVDFKEIVIPDYNDEPQTIQSKAKNKVCNQYSFLSWGPSEVSEAKPSRHVYTKMGSHKGIIVSIKHLKKKHVEMNRTIKKELQSMLKINHDNINRFIGACVDPGNICIISVYCQRGSVYDILRNENNIDLDEMFIKSLVADLIKGMIYIHESEIVEHGNLRSTNCLVDSRWVLQISGFGLHHFKSVDSFECFNEDEYYSKQLWRAPELLHQPKLFWRGTQKGDVFSFAIILHELVTKGFPWGYSELSPKEIISRVKNPAEENYFRPNTAKLITHDFILKCMEDCWSEDPDSRPDFKYIRIKLKPMQQGLRSNIFDNMVSLMEKYAHNLEELVDEKTQLLSEEKKKTEALLHKLLPKSVAEQLKKNCPVVPEQYECVTIYFSDIVGFTALSAKSSPMEVVDLLNDLYTLFDSIIGHYDVYKVETIGDAYMVVSGLPIRNGDNHAGEVASMSLHLLKAIKSFKVGCRLEKVNARHRPEETIQLRIGIHSGKCVAGVVGLKMPRYCLFGDTVNTASRMESTGLALKIHCSGEAKAILDKLGGYHIAERGLVNMKGIGDRTTYFLVGEDETHRLRRISKDHTMISKIDMPICLSNSNSTGSILAPCALELDDDLSESPTSALLVNGGIPNEGVHKASSNEFLV
- the LOC135492262 gene encoding guanylate cyclase 32E-like isoform X2 is translated as MRELNSQMRISFLCFWLFLILIQLNMVCLNARNFTISFLPAMYNGAGKKYVGAFDYAIDQANNGQMVSEGETLLKGLGEDYMLQYAWNDTQVNTMLALNAMCMHHYKNGAIAFIGPEDTCNYEAKLAGALNLPMVGFKCSDHSLSDKTLFPTFARTLVPTSKVWKSIIATIKYFKWKKFTPISYDDRKWKMTADKLIELSRKEKLEPNTLEIFTRPYMYYSAKEFVLLNTTYSRKKPNDKHNPNIKSSSKEIRDIIMKTKDETRIYVFLGDKHEMLDFMRMLSKIVDPKDYVVITVDMGDSLRKGHFYKDGVEGLDNKLSPEKNTTSEGVEEEEKKRKDFEILTKTTKIAFRMSLVISPRDPGTTNTRYAHFMTGSKDRSKSVFGVPVIPGLSVPFDETYAVALYDAVYIYVRALHAVLRNKNESVTDGRAIVKRIFNTTFESIKGHSVFIDQNGDAEGNFTLLAMKEDANGTLALNPVGSFRNRRSQSSETADSLELKLNDTITWLAGAVPPDEPPCGFDNKGCDKEFNWTVATICIISACVILIATVFACRHYLYEQKLASLTWKVDFKEIVIPDYNDEPQTIQSKAKNKVCNQYSFLSWGPSEVSEAKPSRHVYTKMGSHKGIIVSIKHLKKKHVEMNRTIKKELQSMLKINHDNINRFIGACVDPGNICIISVYCQRGSVYDILRNENNIDLDEMFIKSLVADLIKGMIYIHESEIVEHGNLRSTNCLVDSRWVLQISGFGLHHFKSVDSFECFNEDEYYSKQLWRAPELLHQPKLFWRGTQKGDVFSFAIILHELVTKGFPWGYSELSPKEIISRVKNPAEENYFRPNTAKLITHDFILKCMEDCWSEDPDSRPDFKYIRIKLKPMQQGLRSNIFDNMVSLMEKYAHNLEELVDEKTQLLSEEKKKTEALLHKLLPKSVAEQLKKNCPVVPEQYECVTIYFSDIVGFTALSAKSSPMEVVDLLNDLYTLFDSIIGHYDVYKVETIGDAYMVVSGLPIRNGDNHAGEVASMSLHLLKAIKSFKARHRPEETIQLRIGIHSGKCVAGVVGLKMPRYCLFGDTVNTASRMESTGLALKIHCSGEAKAILDKLGGYHIAERGLVNMKGIGDRTTYFLVGEDETHRLRRISKDHTMISKIDMPICLSNSNSTGSILAPCALELDDDLSESPTSALLVNGGIPNEGVHKASSNEFLV